In a genomic window of Anomalospiza imberbis isolate Cuckoo-Finch-1a 21T00152 chromosome 5, ASM3175350v1, whole genome shotgun sequence:
- the PACSIN2 gene encoding protein kinase C and casein kinase substrate in neurons protein 2 isoform X1: protein MSGSYDDSVGVEVSSDSFWEVGNYKRTVKRIDDGHRLCNDLMNCIHERARIEKVYAQQLTEWAKRWKQLVEKGPQYGTVERAWCAFMSEAEKVSELHLEVKGSLMNEDFEKIKNWQKEAFHKQMMGGFKETKEAEDGFRKAQKPWAKKLKEVEAAKKAYHAACKEEKLAISRETNSKADPALNPEQLKKLQDKVERSKQDVLKTKEKYEKSLKELDNATPQYMENMEQVFEQCQQFEEKRLRFFREVLLEVQKHLDLSNVASYKNIYRELEQNIKTADAVEDLRWFRANQGPGMSMNWPQFEEWSADLNRTLSRREKKKASDGVTLTGINQTGDQVSQPNKHSSSLSVQSNTVQSVQSSYNPFEDEEDTGSTVSEKEDNKIKNVSSYEKNQSYPTDWSDEESNNPFSSTDANGDTNPFDEDTPPAMEVRVRALYDYEGQEQDELSFKAGDELTKMENEDEQGWCKGRLDNGQVGLYPANYVEPIQ, encoded by the exons ATGTCTGGCTCATATGATGATTCTGTTGGAGTAGAAGTTTCTAGTGATAGCTTCTGGGAG GTTGGAAATTACAAGAGGACAGTAAAACGAATTGATGATGGCCACAGACTTTGCAATGATCTTATGAATTGTATTCATGAGCGGGCACGGATAGAGAAGGTCTATGCTCAGCAGCTCACAGAATGGGCTAAAAGGTGGAAGCAGCTTGTGGAGAAAG GCCCACAGTATGGAACAGTAGAAAGGGCTTGGTGTGCTTTTATGTCAGAAGCTGAAAAAGTGAGTGAACTACATCTAGAAGTAAAAGGTTCACTGATGAatgaagattttgaaaaaatCAAGAACTGGCAGAAGGAAGCCTTTCATAAGCAAATGATGGGAGGATTTAAGGAAACCAAAGAAGCAGAAGATGGATTTAGGAAAGCTCAGAAACCCTGGGCAAAAAAGCTGAAAGAG GTGGAAGCTGCAAAGAAAGCTTACCATGCTGCCTGCAAGGAGGAGAAGCTGGCTATATCCAGAGAAACAAACAGCAAAGCTGATCCAGCACTGAATCCTGAACAACTCAAGAAATTACAAGACAAAGTGGAGAGAAGCAAACAAGATGTACTAAAG ACAAAAGAAAAGTATGAAAAGTCACTGAAAGAATTAGATAATGCTACTCCTCAGTATATGGAGAACATGGAGCAGGTGTttgagcagtgccagcagttTGAGGAAAAGCGGCTGCGTTTCTTCCGGGAAGTGTTACTGGAAGTCCAGAAGCACCTTGACTTGTCCAACGTTGCAAG TTACAAAAATATCTACCGTGAGCTGGAACAAAATATCAAAACAGCAGATGCTGTTGAAGACTTGCGGTGGTTCAGAGCTAATCAAGGTCCAGGGATGTCAATGAATTGGCCTCAGTTTGAG GAGTGGTCTGCAGACCTGAATCGCACTCTcagtagaagagaaaaaaagaaggcttCTGATGGAGTGACTCTGACTGGCATTAATCAGACGGGAGACCAAGTTTCACAGCCTAACAAACATAGCAG CAGTCTTAGTGTCCAGAGTAACACAGTGCAGTCAGTACAATCAAGTTACAATCCCTTTGAAGATGAAGAAGATACTGGGAGTACTGTCAGTGAAAAGGAGGACAATAAGATCAAAAA TGTTAGCAGCTATGAGAAAAACCAAAGTTACCCTACAGATTGGTCTGATGAAGAGTCCAACAACCCCTTCTCCTCCACTGATGCAAATGGAGACACCAATCCCTTTGATGAAGACACCCCTCCTGCCATGGAGGTGAGAGTACGTGCACTCTATGACTATGAGGGCCAGGAGCAAGATGAGCTCAGCTTTAAGGCTG gGGATGAGTTAACCAAAATGGAGAATGAGGATGAGCAGGGCTGGTGCAAAGGACGCCTGGACAATGGACAAGTTGGTTTATACCCGGCAAACTATGTGGAACCAATCCAGTGA
- the PACSIN2 gene encoding protein kinase C and casein kinase substrate in neurons protein 2 isoform X3, whose protein sequence is MSGSYDDSVGVEVSSDSFWEVGNYKRTVKRIDDGHRLCNDLMNCIHERARIEKVYAQQLTEWAKRWKQLVEKGPQYGTVERAWCAFMSEAEKVSELHLEVKGSLMNEDFEKIKNWQKEAFHKQMMGGFKETKEAEDGFRKAQKPWAKKLKEVEAAKKAYHAACKEEKLAISRETNSKADPALNPEQLKKLQDKVERSKQDVLKTKEKYEKSLKELDNATPQYMENMEQVFEQCQQFEEKRLRFFREVLLEVQKHLDLSNVASYKNIYRELEQNIKTADAVEDLRWFRANQGPGMSMNWPQFEEWSADLNRTLSRREKKKASDGVTLTGINQTGDQVSQPNKHSSVSSYEKNQSYPTDWSDEESNNPFSSTDANGDTNPFDEDTPPAMEVRVRALYDYEGQEQDELSFKAGDELTKMENEDEQGWCKGRLDNGQVGLYPANYVEPIQ, encoded by the exons ATGTCTGGCTCATATGATGATTCTGTTGGAGTAGAAGTTTCTAGTGATAGCTTCTGGGAG GTTGGAAATTACAAGAGGACAGTAAAACGAATTGATGATGGCCACAGACTTTGCAATGATCTTATGAATTGTATTCATGAGCGGGCACGGATAGAGAAGGTCTATGCTCAGCAGCTCACAGAATGGGCTAAAAGGTGGAAGCAGCTTGTGGAGAAAG GCCCACAGTATGGAACAGTAGAAAGGGCTTGGTGTGCTTTTATGTCAGAAGCTGAAAAAGTGAGTGAACTACATCTAGAAGTAAAAGGTTCACTGATGAatgaagattttgaaaaaatCAAGAACTGGCAGAAGGAAGCCTTTCATAAGCAAATGATGGGAGGATTTAAGGAAACCAAAGAAGCAGAAGATGGATTTAGGAAAGCTCAGAAACCCTGGGCAAAAAAGCTGAAAGAG GTGGAAGCTGCAAAGAAAGCTTACCATGCTGCCTGCAAGGAGGAGAAGCTGGCTATATCCAGAGAAACAAACAGCAAAGCTGATCCAGCACTGAATCCTGAACAACTCAAGAAATTACAAGACAAAGTGGAGAGAAGCAAACAAGATGTACTAAAG ACAAAAGAAAAGTATGAAAAGTCACTGAAAGAATTAGATAATGCTACTCCTCAGTATATGGAGAACATGGAGCAGGTGTttgagcagtgccagcagttTGAGGAAAAGCGGCTGCGTTTCTTCCGGGAAGTGTTACTGGAAGTCCAGAAGCACCTTGACTTGTCCAACGTTGCAAG TTACAAAAATATCTACCGTGAGCTGGAACAAAATATCAAAACAGCAGATGCTGTTGAAGACTTGCGGTGGTTCAGAGCTAATCAAGGTCCAGGGATGTCAATGAATTGGCCTCAGTTTGAG GAGTGGTCTGCAGACCTGAATCGCACTCTcagtagaagagaaaaaaagaaggcttCTGATGGAGTGACTCTGACTGGCATTAATCAGACGGGAGACCAAGTTTCACAGCCTAACAAACATAGCAG TGTTAGCAGCTATGAGAAAAACCAAAGTTACCCTACAGATTGGTCTGATGAAGAGTCCAACAACCCCTTCTCCTCCACTGATGCAAATGGAGACACCAATCCCTTTGATGAAGACACCCCTCCTGCCATGGAGGTGAGAGTACGTGCACTCTATGACTATGAGGGCCAGGAGCAAGATGAGCTCAGCTTTAAGGCTG gGGATGAGTTAACCAAAATGGAGAATGAGGATGAGCAGGGCTGGTGCAAAGGACGCCTGGACAATGGACAAGTTGGTTTATACCCGGCAAACTATGTGGAACCAATCCAGTGA
- the PACSIN2 gene encoding protein kinase C and casein kinase substrate in neurons protein 2 isoform X2: MSGSYDDSVGVEVSSDSFWEVGNYKRTVKRIDDGHRLCNDLMNCIHERARIEKVYAQQLTEWAKRWKQLVEKGPQYGTVERAWCAFMSEAEKVSELHLEVKGSLMNEDFEKIKNWQKEAFHKQMMGGFKETKEAEDGFRKAQKPWAKKLKEVEAAKKAYHAACKEEKLAISRETNSKADPALNPEQLKKLQDKVERSKQDVLKTKEKYEKSLKELDNATPQYMENMEQVFEQCQQFEEKRLRFFREVLLEVQKHLDLSNVASYKNIYRELEQNIKTADAVEDLRWFRANQGPGMSMNWPQFEEWSADLNRTLSRREKKKASDGVTLTGINQTGDQVSQPNKHSSLSVQSNTVQSVQSSYNPFEDEEDTGSTVSEKEDNKIKNVSSYEKNQSYPTDWSDEESNNPFSSTDANGDTNPFDEDTPPAMEVRVRALYDYEGQEQDELSFKAGDELTKMENEDEQGWCKGRLDNGQVGLYPANYVEPIQ, translated from the exons ATGTCTGGCTCATATGATGATTCTGTTGGAGTAGAAGTTTCTAGTGATAGCTTCTGGGAG GTTGGAAATTACAAGAGGACAGTAAAACGAATTGATGATGGCCACAGACTTTGCAATGATCTTATGAATTGTATTCATGAGCGGGCACGGATAGAGAAGGTCTATGCTCAGCAGCTCACAGAATGGGCTAAAAGGTGGAAGCAGCTTGTGGAGAAAG GCCCACAGTATGGAACAGTAGAAAGGGCTTGGTGTGCTTTTATGTCAGAAGCTGAAAAAGTGAGTGAACTACATCTAGAAGTAAAAGGTTCACTGATGAatgaagattttgaaaaaatCAAGAACTGGCAGAAGGAAGCCTTTCATAAGCAAATGATGGGAGGATTTAAGGAAACCAAAGAAGCAGAAGATGGATTTAGGAAAGCTCAGAAACCCTGGGCAAAAAAGCTGAAAGAG GTGGAAGCTGCAAAGAAAGCTTACCATGCTGCCTGCAAGGAGGAGAAGCTGGCTATATCCAGAGAAACAAACAGCAAAGCTGATCCAGCACTGAATCCTGAACAACTCAAGAAATTACAAGACAAAGTGGAGAGAAGCAAACAAGATGTACTAAAG ACAAAAGAAAAGTATGAAAAGTCACTGAAAGAATTAGATAATGCTACTCCTCAGTATATGGAGAACATGGAGCAGGTGTttgagcagtgccagcagttTGAGGAAAAGCGGCTGCGTTTCTTCCGGGAAGTGTTACTGGAAGTCCAGAAGCACCTTGACTTGTCCAACGTTGCAAG TTACAAAAATATCTACCGTGAGCTGGAACAAAATATCAAAACAGCAGATGCTGTTGAAGACTTGCGGTGGTTCAGAGCTAATCAAGGTCCAGGGATGTCAATGAATTGGCCTCAGTTTGAG GAGTGGTCTGCAGACCTGAATCGCACTCTcagtagaagagaaaaaaagaaggcttCTGATGGAGTGACTCTGACTGGCATTAATCAGACGGGAGACCAAGTTTCACAGCCTAACAAACATAGCAG TCTTAGTGTCCAGAGTAACACAGTGCAGTCAGTACAATCAAGTTACAATCCCTTTGAAGATGAAGAAGATACTGGGAGTACTGTCAGTGAAAAGGAGGACAATAAGATCAAAAA TGTTAGCAGCTATGAGAAAAACCAAAGTTACCCTACAGATTGGTCTGATGAAGAGTCCAACAACCCCTTCTCCTCCACTGATGCAAATGGAGACACCAATCCCTTTGATGAAGACACCCCTCCTGCCATGGAGGTGAGAGTACGTGCACTCTATGACTATGAGGGCCAGGAGCAAGATGAGCTCAGCTTTAAGGCTG gGGATGAGTTAACCAAAATGGAGAATGAGGATGAGCAGGGCTGGTGCAAAGGACGCCTGGACAATGGACAAGTTGGTTTATACCCGGCAAACTATGTGGAACCAATCCAGTGA